The Ictidomys tridecemlineatus isolate mIctTri1 chromosome 6, mIctTri1.hap1, whole genome shotgun sequence genome includes a region encoding these proteins:
- the Cand1 gene encoding cullin-associated NEDD8-dissociated protein 1 isoform X1, with protein sequence MASASYHISNLLEKMTSSDKDFRFMATNDLMTELQKDSIKLDDDSERKVVKMILKLLEDKNGEVQNLAVKCLGPLVSKVKEYQVETIVDTLCTNMLSDKEQLRDISSIGLKTVIGELPPASSGSALAANVCKKITGRLTSAIAKQEDVSVQLEALDIMADMLSRQGGLLVNFHPSILTCLLPQLTSPRLAVRKRTIIALGHLVMSCGNIVFVDLIEHLLSELSKNDSMSTTRTYIQCIAAISRQAGHRIGEYLEKIIPLVVKFCNVDDDELREYCIQAFESFVRRCPKEVYPHVSTIINICLKYLTYDPNYNYDDEDEDENAMDADGGDDDDQGSDDEYSDDDDMSWKVRRAAAKCLDAVVSTRHEMLPEFYKTVSPALISRFKEREENVKADVFHAYLSLLKQTRPVQSWLCDPDAMEQGETPLTMLQSQVPNIVKALHKQMKEKSVKTRQCCFNMLTELVNVLPGALTQHIPVLVPGIIFSLNDKSSSSNLKIDALSCLYVILCNHSPQVFHPHVQALVPPVVACVGDPFYKITSEALLVTQQLVKVIRPLDQPSSFDATPYIKDLFTCTIKRLKAADIDQEVKERAISCMGQIICNLGDNLGSDLPNTLQIFLERLKNEITRLTTVKALTLIAGSPLKIDLRPVLGEGVPILASFLRKNQRALKLGTLSALDILIKNYSDSLTAAMIDAVLDELPPLISESDMHVSQMAISFLTTLAKVYPSSLSKISGSILNELIGLVRSPLLQGGALSAMLDFFQALVVTGTNNLGYMDLLRMLTGPVYSQSTALTHKQSYYSIAKCVAALTRACPKEGPAVVGQFIQDVKNSRSTDSIRLLALLSLGEVGHHIDLSGQLELKSVILEAFSSPSEEVKSAASYALGSISVGNLPEYLPFVLQEITSQPKRQYLLLHSLKEIISSASVVGLKPYVENIWALLLKHCECAEEGTRNVVAECLGKLTLIDPETLLPRLKGYLISGSSYARSSVVTAVKFTISDHPQPIDPLLKNCIGDFLKTLEDPDLNVRRVALVTFNSAAHNKPSLIRDLLDTVLPHLYNETKVRKELIREVEMGPFKHTVDDGLDIRKAAFECMYTLLDSCLDRLDIFEFLNHVEDGLKDHYDIKMLTFLMLVRLSTLCPSAVLQRLDRLVEPLRATCTTKVKANSVKQEFEKQDELKRSAMRAVAALLTIPEAEKSPLMSEFQSQISSNPELAAIFESIQKDSSSTNLESMDTS encoded by the exons cCTTGGACCTTTAGTGAGTAAAGTGAAAGAATACCAAGTAGAGACAATTGTAGATACCCTCTGCACTAACATGCTTTCTGATAAAGAACAACTTCGGGATATTTCAAGTATTGGCCTTAAAACAGTAATTGGAGAACTTCCTCCTGCTTCCAGTG GTTCTGCATTAGCTGCTAATGTATGTAAAAAGATTACTGGACGTCTTACCAGTGCAATAGCAAAACAGGAAGATGTCTCTGTTCAGCTAGAAGCCTTGGATATTATGGCTGATATGTTAAGCAG gcaaggAGGACTTCTTGTTAATTTCCATCCTTCAATTCTGACCTGTCTACTCCCTCAGTTGACCAGCCCCAGACTTGCAGTGAGGAAAAGAACCATTATTGCTCTTGGCCATCTGGTTATGAGCTGTGGAAATATAGTTTTTGTAGATCTTATTGAACATCTGTTGTCAGAGTTGTCCAAAAATGATTCCATGTCAACAACAAGAACCTACATACAATGTATTGCTGCTATTAGTAGGCAAGCTGGCCATAGGATAG GTGAATATCTTGAAAAGATAATTCCTTTGGTGGTAAAATTTTGTAATGTAGATGATGATGAATTGAGAGAATACTGCATTCAAGCTTTTGAATCATTTGTGAGAAG aTGTCCTAAGGAAGTATATCCTCATGTTTCTACTATTATAAACATTTGTCTTAAATATCTTACCTATGATCCAAATTACAAttatgatgatgaagatgaagatgaaaatgCTATGGATGCTGATGGTGGTGATGACGATGATCAAG GTAGTGATGATGAATACAGTGATGATGATGACATGAGTTGGAAAGTGAGGCGTGCAGCTGCCAAATGCTTGGATGCCGTAGTTAGCACAAGGCATGAAATGCTTCCAGAATTTTACAAGACTGTCTCTCCTGCACTGATATCCAGATTTAAAGAGCGTGAAGAGAATGTAAAGGCAGATGTTTTTCATGCATACCTTTCTCTTTTGAAGCAAACTCGTCCTGTACAAAGTTGGCTATGTGACCCTGATGCAATGGAACAGGGAGAAACACCTTTAACAATGCTTCAGAGTCAG GTTCCCAACATTGTTAAAGCTCTGcataaacagatgaaagaaaaaagtgtgaaGACCCGACAATGTTGTTTTAACATGTTAACTGAACTGGTAAATGTATTACCTGGGGCCCTAACACAACACATTCCTGTACTTGTACCAG GAATTATTTTCTCACTGAATGATAAATCAAGCTCATCGAATCTGAAGATTGATGCTTTGTCATGCCTATATGTAATTCTCTGTAACCACTCTCCTCAAGTCTTCCATCCTCATGTTCAGGCTTTGGTCCCTCCAGTTGTGGCTTGTGTTGGAGACCCATTTTACAAGATTACATCTGAAGCACTTCTTGTTACTCAACAGCTTGTTAAAGTAATCCGTCCTTTAGATCAGCCTTCCTCGTTTGATGCAACTCCTTACATCAAAGATCTATTTACCTGTACCATTAAGAGGTTAAAAGCAGCTGACATTGATCAGGAAGTCAAGGAAAGGGCTATTTCCTGTATGGGACAAATTATTTGCAACCTTGGAGACAATTTGGGTTCCGACTTGCCTAATACCCTTCAGATTTTCTTGGAGAGACTCAAGAATGAAATTACCCGGTTAACTACAGTGAAGGCATTAACACTGATTGCTGGGTCACCTTTGAAGATAGATTTGAGACCTGTCCTGGGAGAAGGGGTTCCTATTCTTGCTTCATTTCTCAGGAAGAACCAGAGAGCTTTGAAACTGGGGACCCTTTCTGCCCTAGATATTCTGATTAAAAACTACAGTGACAGCCTGACAGCTGCCATGATTGATGCAGTTCTAGATGAGCTCCCACCTCTTATCAGTGAAAGTGATATGCATGTTTCACAGATGGCTATCAGTTTTCTTACTACCCTGGCAAAAGTTTATCCCTCCTCCCTCTCAAAGATAAGTGGATCTATTCTCAATGAACTCATTGGACTTGTGAGATCACCCTTGTTGCAGGGGGGAGCTCTTAGTGCCATGCTAGACTTTTTCCAAGCTCTGGTTGTCACTGGAACAAATAATTTAGGATATATGGATTTGTTGCGTATGCTGACTGGTCCAGTTTACTCTCAGAGCACAGCTCTGACTCATAAGCAGTCTTATTATTCCATTGCCAAATGTGTAGCTGCCCTTACTCGAGCATGCCCTAAGGAGGGACCAGCTGTAGTAGGTCAGTTTATTCAAGATGTCAAGAACTCAAGGTCTACAGATTCCATTCGTCTCTTAGCTCTCCTTTCTCTTGGAGAAGTTGGGCATCATATTGACTTAAGTGGGCAGTTGGAACTAAAATCTGTAATATTAGAAGCTTTCTCATCTCCTAGTGAAGAAGTGAAATCAGCTGCATCCTATGCATTAGGCAGCATTAGTGTGGGCAACCTTCCTGAATATTTGCCGTTTGTTTTACAAGAAATAACTAGTCAGCCCAAAAGGCAGTATCTTCTGCTTCATTCCTTGAAAGAAATTATTAGCTCTGCATCAGTGGTGGGCCTTAAACCATATGTTGAAAATATCTGGGCCTTATTATTAAAGCACTGTGAGTGTGCAGAGGAAGGTACCAGAAATGTTGTTGCTGAATGTCTAGGAAAACTCACTCTAATTGATCCTGAAACTCTCCTTCCACGGCTTAAAGGGTATTTGATATCAG gcTCATCATATGCCCGAAGTTCAGTGGTTACAGCTGTGAAGTTTACTATTTCTGATCATCCTCAACCTATCGATCCACTATTAAAGAACTGCATAG GTGACTTCCTAAAAACTTTAGAAGACCCAGATTTGAATGTAAGAAGAGTAGCCTTGGTCACATTCAACTCAGCAGCACATAACAAACCATCATTAATAAGGGATCTTTTGGATACTGTTCTTCCACATCTGTACAATGAAACAAAAGTTAGAAAGGAGCTTATAAGGGAG GTAGAAATGGGTCCATTTAAACACACAGTTGATGATGGTTTGGATATTAGAAAGGCGGCTTTTGAGTGTATGTATACACTTCTAGACAGTTGTCTTGATAGACTAGATATCTTTGAATTTCTAAATCATGTTGAAGATGGTTTGAAGGACCATTATGATATTAAG ATGCTAACATTTTTAATGTTGGTGAGACTTTCTACCCTTTGTCCAAGTGCGGTACTACAGAGGTTGGACCGACTTGTTGAGCCATTACGTGCCACATGTACAACTAAG GTAAAGGCAAACTCAGTAAAGCAGGAGTTTGAAAAACAAGATGAATTAAAGCGATCTGCCATGAGAGCAGTAGCAGCACTGCTAACCATTCCAGAAGCAGAGAAGAGTCCACTGATGAGTGAATTCCAGTCACAGATCAGTTCTAACCCTGAGCTGGCAGCCATCTTTGAAAGTATCCAAAAAGATTCATCATCCACTAATTTGGAATCAATGGACACTAGTTAA
- the Cand1 gene encoding cullin-associated NEDD8-dissociated protein 1 isoform X2, producing MLSDKEQLRDISSIGLKTVIGELPPASSGSALAANVCKKITGRLTSAIAKQEDVSVQLEALDIMADMLSRQGGLLVNFHPSILTCLLPQLTSPRLAVRKRTIIALGHLVMSCGNIVFVDLIEHLLSELSKNDSMSTTRTYIQCIAAISRQAGHRIGEYLEKIIPLVVKFCNVDDDELREYCIQAFESFVRRCPKEVYPHVSTIINICLKYLTYDPNYNYDDEDEDENAMDADGGDDDDQGSDDEYSDDDDMSWKVRRAAAKCLDAVVSTRHEMLPEFYKTVSPALISRFKEREENVKADVFHAYLSLLKQTRPVQSWLCDPDAMEQGETPLTMLQSQVPNIVKALHKQMKEKSVKTRQCCFNMLTELVNVLPGALTQHIPVLVPGIIFSLNDKSSSSNLKIDALSCLYVILCNHSPQVFHPHVQALVPPVVACVGDPFYKITSEALLVTQQLVKVIRPLDQPSSFDATPYIKDLFTCTIKRLKAADIDQEVKERAISCMGQIICNLGDNLGSDLPNTLQIFLERLKNEITRLTTVKALTLIAGSPLKIDLRPVLGEGVPILASFLRKNQRALKLGTLSALDILIKNYSDSLTAAMIDAVLDELPPLISESDMHVSQMAISFLTTLAKVYPSSLSKISGSILNELIGLVRSPLLQGGALSAMLDFFQALVVTGTNNLGYMDLLRMLTGPVYSQSTALTHKQSYYSIAKCVAALTRACPKEGPAVVGQFIQDVKNSRSTDSIRLLALLSLGEVGHHIDLSGQLELKSVILEAFSSPSEEVKSAASYALGSISVGNLPEYLPFVLQEITSQPKRQYLLLHSLKEIISSASVVGLKPYVENIWALLLKHCECAEEGTRNVVAECLGKLTLIDPETLLPRLKGYLISGSSYARSSVVTAVKFTISDHPQPIDPLLKNCIGDFLKTLEDPDLNVRRVALVTFNSAAHNKPSLIRDLLDTVLPHLYNETKVRKELIREVEMGPFKHTVDDGLDIRKAAFECMYTLLDSCLDRLDIFEFLNHVEDGLKDHYDIKMLTFLMLVRLSTLCPSAVLQRLDRLVEPLRATCTTKVKANSVKQEFEKQDELKRSAMRAVAALLTIPEAEKSPLMSEFQSQISSNPELAAIFESIQKDSSSTNLESMDTS from the exons ATGCTTTCTGATAAAGAACAACTTCGGGATATTTCAAGTATTGGCCTTAAAACAGTAATTGGAGAACTTCCTCCTGCTTCCAGTG GTTCTGCATTAGCTGCTAATGTATGTAAAAAGATTACTGGACGTCTTACCAGTGCAATAGCAAAACAGGAAGATGTCTCTGTTCAGCTAGAAGCCTTGGATATTATGGCTGATATGTTAAGCAG gcaaggAGGACTTCTTGTTAATTTCCATCCTTCAATTCTGACCTGTCTACTCCCTCAGTTGACCAGCCCCAGACTTGCAGTGAGGAAAAGAACCATTATTGCTCTTGGCCATCTGGTTATGAGCTGTGGAAATATAGTTTTTGTAGATCTTATTGAACATCTGTTGTCAGAGTTGTCCAAAAATGATTCCATGTCAACAACAAGAACCTACATACAATGTATTGCTGCTATTAGTAGGCAAGCTGGCCATAGGATAG GTGAATATCTTGAAAAGATAATTCCTTTGGTGGTAAAATTTTGTAATGTAGATGATGATGAATTGAGAGAATACTGCATTCAAGCTTTTGAATCATTTGTGAGAAG aTGTCCTAAGGAAGTATATCCTCATGTTTCTACTATTATAAACATTTGTCTTAAATATCTTACCTATGATCCAAATTACAAttatgatgatgaagatgaagatgaaaatgCTATGGATGCTGATGGTGGTGATGACGATGATCAAG GTAGTGATGATGAATACAGTGATGATGATGACATGAGTTGGAAAGTGAGGCGTGCAGCTGCCAAATGCTTGGATGCCGTAGTTAGCACAAGGCATGAAATGCTTCCAGAATTTTACAAGACTGTCTCTCCTGCACTGATATCCAGATTTAAAGAGCGTGAAGAGAATGTAAAGGCAGATGTTTTTCATGCATACCTTTCTCTTTTGAAGCAAACTCGTCCTGTACAAAGTTGGCTATGTGACCCTGATGCAATGGAACAGGGAGAAACACCTTTAACAATGCTTCAGAGTCAG GTTCCCAACATTGTTAAAGCTCTGcataaacagatgaaagaaaaaagtgtgaaGACCCGACAATGTTGTTTTAACATGTTAACTGAACTGGTAAATGTATTACCTGGGGCCCTAACACAACACATTCCTGTACTTGTACCAG GAATTATTTTCTCACTGAATGATAAATCAAGCTCATCGAATCTGAAGATTGATGCTTTGTCATGCCTATATGTAATTCTCTGTAACCACTCTCCTCAAGTCTTCCATCCTCATGTTCAGGCTTTGGTCCCTCCAGTTGTGGCTTGTGTTGGAGACCCATTTTACAAGATTACATCTGAAGCACTTCTTGTTACTCAACAGCTTGTTAAAGTAATCCGTCCTTTAGATCAGCCTTCCTCGTTTGATGCAACTCCTTACATCAAAGATCTATTTACCTGTACCATTAAGAGGTTAAAAGCAGCTGACATTGATCAGGAAGTCAAGGAAAGGGCTATTTCCTGTATGGGACAAATTATTTGCAACCTTGGAGACAATTTGGGTTCCGACTTGCCTAATACCCTTCAGATTTTCTTGGAGAGACTCAAGAATGAAATTACCCGGTTAACTACAGTGAAGGCATTAACACTGATTGCTGGGTCACCTTTGAAGATAGATTTGAGACCTGTCCTGGGAGAAGGGGTTCCTATTCTTGCTTCATTTCTCAGGAAGAACCAGAGAGCTTTGAAACTGGGGACCCTTTCTGCCCTAGATATTCTGATTAAAAACTACAGTGACAGCCTGACAGCTGCCATGATTGATGCAGTTCTAGATGAGCTCCCACCTCTTATCAGTGAAAGTGATATGCATGTTTCACAGATGGCTATCAGTTTTCTTACTACCCTGGCAAAAGTTTATCCCTCCTCCCTCTCAAAGATAAGTGGATCTATTCTCAATGAACTCATTGGACTTGTGAGATCACCCTTGTTGCAGGGGGGAGCTCTTAGTGCCATGCTAGACTTTTTCCAAGCTCTGGTTGTCACTGGAACAAATAATTTAGGATATATGGATTTGTTGCGTATGCTGACTGGTCCAGTTTACTCTCAGAGCACAGCTCTGACTCATAAGCAGTCTTATTATTCCATTGCCAAATGTGTAGCTGCCCTTACTCGAGCATGCCCTAAGGAGGGACCAGCTGTAGTAGGTCAGTTTATTCAAGATGTCAAGAACTCAAGGTCTACAGATTCCATTCGTCTCTTAGCTCTCCTTTCTCTTGGAGAAGTTGGGCATCATATTGACTTAAGTGGGCAGTTGGAACTAAAATCTGTAATATTAGAAGCTTTCTCATCTCCTAGTGAAGAAGTGAAATCAGCTGCATCCTATGCATTAGGCAGCATTAGTGTGGGCAACCTTCCTGAATATTTGCCGTTTGTTTTACAAGAAATAACTAGTCAGCCCAAAAGGCAGTATCTTCTGCTTCATTCCTTGAAAGAAATTATTAGCTCTGCATCAGTGGTGGGCCTTAAACCATATGTTGAAAATATCTGGGCCTTATTATTAAAGCACTGTGAGTGTGCAGAGGAAGGTACCAGAAATGTTGTTGCTGAATGTCTAGGAAAACTCACTCTAATTGATCCTGAAACTCTCCTTCCACGGCTTAAAGGGTATTTGATATCAG gcTCATCATATGCCCGAAGTTCAGTGGTTACAGCTGTGAAGTTTACTATTTCTGATCATCCTCAACCTATCGATCCACTATTAAAGAACTGCATAG GTGACTTCCTAAAAACTTTAGAAGACCCAGATTTGAATGTAAGAAGAGTAGCCTTGGTCACATTCAACTCAGCAGCACATAACAAACCATCATTAATAAGGGATCTTTTGGATACTGTTCTTCCACATCTGTACAATGAAACAAAAGTTAGAAAGGAGCTTATAAGGGAG GTAGAAATGGGTCCATTTAAACACACAGTTGATGATGGTTTGGATATTAGAAAGGCGGCTTTTGAGTGTATGTATACACTTCTAGACAGTTGTCTTGATAGACTAGATATCTTTGAATTTCTAAATCATGTTGAAGATGGTTTGAAGGACCATTATGATATTAAG ATGCTAACATTTTTAATGTTGGTGAGACTTTCTACCCTTTGTCCAAGTGCGGTACTACAGAGGTTGGACCGACTTGTTGAGCCATTACGTGCCACATGTACAACTAAG GTAAAGGCAAACTCAGTAAAGCAGGAGTTTGAAAAACAAGATGAATTAAAGCGATCTGCCATGAGAGCAGTAGCAGCACTGCTAACCATTCCAGAAGCAGAGAAGAGTCCACTGATGAGTGAATTCCAGTCACAGATCAGTTCTAACCCTGAGCTGGCAGCCATCTTTGAAAGTATCCAAAAAGATTCATCATCCACTAATTTGGAATCAATGGACACTAGTTAA